The proteins below are encoded in one region of Bufo gargarizans isolate SCDJY-AF-19 unplaced genomic scaffold, ASM1485885v1 original_scaffold_1534_pilon, whole genome shotgun sequence:
- the LOC122923381 gene encoding olfactory receptor 1468-like codes for MLLDVSFNFLLYLQTNLTVVMEFFLLGFQGSQLLRNLLFLLFLVVFVATICGNLLIIILVSTSKNLHTPMYLFISQLSISDILLPTTIVPNLLHILLNNGGTVSFIGCLTQFYFFDCTEVFECFLLAVMSYDRYVAICNPLRYTSIMTNRFCNASIIISWLIGNVISFIGTITSSKLNFCGSNIIDHLFCDLVPLLDLSCSDTFSVHLVIFVLGAPTLIVPTSIIVVSYTYIVISVLRIPSSTGRQKAFSTCSSHLIVVSIFYGTIFSVYFVPKREQTWVTSKILSLLYTVLTPFINPIIYSLRNKDIKKAVQQTLHKHISRNKH; via the coding sequence ATGTTATTAGATGTTTCCTTTAATTTCTTACTGTACTTGCAGACAAATCTGACTGTGGTCATGGAGTTTTTCCTTTTAGGATTTCAAGGCAGCCAACTTTTGAGAAATCTTCTATTTCTTCTGTTCCTTGTTGTTTTTGTTGCCACAATATGTGGGAATCTCCTGATCATCATCCTCGTGTCCACCAGCAAGAATCTTCACACCCCAATGTATTTATTCATCTCACAACTGTCCATCAGTGACATTCTATTACCCACAACTATTGTCCCCAACCTGCTCCACATACTACTGAATAATGGAGGAACCGTCAGTTTTATTGGTTGTTTgactcaattttatttttttgattgcacTGAAGTATTTGAGTGTTTTCTTCTCGCCGTGATgtcttatgacagatatgtggccATCTGTAATCCCCTCCGTTACACATCCATCATGACAAATAGATTTTGTAATGCATCAATCATTATTAGTTGGTTGATAGGTAATGTTATTTCATTCATTGGTACCATAACATCATCAAAACTAAACTTTTGTGGGTCAAATATCATCGACCATTTATTCTGTGACCTTGTCCCCTTACTAGACCTGTCCTGTTCTGACACCTTCTCTGTTCACTTGGTGATTTTTGTTTTGGGAGCTCCAACTTTAATAGTCCCAACCTCAATCATTGTAGTGTCTTATACTTACATTGTTATATCAGTCTTAAGGATCCCATCCAGTACTGGTAGacagaaagccttctccacctgtaGCTCCCACCTCATTGTGGTCTCCATTTTTTATGGGACTATATTTAGTGTTTACTTTGTCCCTAAGAGAGAACAAACTTGGGTCACCAGTAAAATCCTCtctctgctgtatactgtactTACTCCATTTATTAACCCCATTATATACAGTCTGAGGAATAAAGACATTAAGAAAGCCGTACAGCAAACATTACATAAACACATATCCCGTAATAAACATTAA